From the genome of Ziziphus jujuba cultivar Dongzao chromosome 6, ASM3175591v1, one region includes:
- the LOC112493426 gene encoding disease resistance protein RPV1-like isoform X1: MASTSSSANPPHKKYDVFLSFRGEDTRSGFTSYLYAALCEKGFSTYMDEHKLERGDEISPTLLKAIEESKISVVIFSKNYASSTWCLNELVHILECKKNNGQIVMPIFYGIDPSDVRKQNGSYGMAFAKHEESFRDRIKEVHQWRAALKEVSNLCGLDSKNFRLENELVKQVVKDILEKLPKYRSTYEHSKELLFGIEKNIKEVESLLSIGSEDIRIIGIWGMGGIGKTTLATIVLEKLSDEFDGRCFLWNDRKQYATHGLDHLLDDVDNLRMDTLVGASSFILHRLRRKKMLIVVDDVDSSILLDALVRECRHRLAPGSRIIVTSRNRQVLKGVSDDIYKVQRLNSIESSKLFRLYAFKSNHPPAIDDENMISQVISYAYGNPLALKILGSSLLSRNKEEWESALKKLKRFSNPDIQDVLRISYDQLDDKGMKDTFLDIACIFDSSFTRDYAESILIDNPSVKSDITDLIEKSLIEKGEVLEDNVLLMNDLIRQMGRQIARDERQQPGNRCRLCDAKDACYVLENETGTAAIEVISFNMSEITQNVRVCPAAFSNMCNLRILKVYCDNIGGYVFKLSIPNGLDSYLSNKLRYFRWDLYPLKSLPSKFNPENLVELALRGSHLENLWNYKVQSLPMLRRIDLSHSKFLTQLPDLSRSPNLERINLEGCTCLVEVLSSIQNLDKLAYLNLNGCTELKNLKDISRSTGCLDFILHCIENLSMDICQLSLTSQAHISQKFPVNLTRLLLRETAIEEVDPSIGYLSGLVELDMSYCTRLQCLPASVCNLKSLEMLSLHSCSKLEKLPPLPSALLHMDLYRCESLKSLSELPLLCFSLCAPYCKTLENISTWRAPLLHNMKIINHTFFYGNIDFYGCEKLDQNTRNSILADRAVLKLLYRMKFGTSSSNFPNFRYPGDEIPKWFDHQTCGTSMKVMLDTNWNNADFLGLAFCIVYDQNKIDPDICLGIGGKFYFKTMDDYRLLHVYHISVSLMEQEVTSDHLLMWYVAKPTLLSSEKMGPNWLSACWNEASLHIWPKFHTSNVFRNVKNLGSEYGQIKKFGIRFVYIADVERFDAETKSGNKRHYDRIL; the protein is encoded by the exons atgGCTTCTACATCTTCTTCGGCAAACCCCCCTCACAAAAAATACGATGTGTTTCTGAGTTTCAGAGGTGAGGACACCCGCAGTGGATTTACTAGCTATCTTTATGCTGCTTTATGTGAAAAGGGTTTCTCAACTTACATGGATGAGCATAAACTTGAGAGAGGCGATGAAATTTCTCCAACACTTCTCAAAGCTATCGAGGAATCCAAAATTTCGGtagttattttttcaaaaaactatgCTTCCTCCACATGGTGTTTGAATGAACTGGTGCATATACTTGAATGCAAGAAAAATAATGGGCAGATTGTTATGCCAATCTTTTATGGCATAGATCCATCAGATGTACGAAAGCAGAATGGGAGTTATGGAATGGCATTTGCTAAACATGAAGAAAGTTTCAGAGACAGAATAAAGGAGGTGCACCAATGGAGGGCTGCTTTAAAAGAAGTTTCCAATCTATGTGGGCTGGATTCAAAGAATTTcag gcTTGAGAATGAGTTAGTTAAACAAGTTGTTAAAGATATTTTAGAGAAATTGCCTAAATACCGATCAACATATGAGCATTCAAAGGAGTTGCTTTTcggaattgaaaaaaatattaaggaaGTTGAATCACTATTATCCATTGGTTCAGAAGATATTCGCATTATAGGTATTTGGGGTATGGGGGGAATCGGTAAAACCACCCTTGCTACCATTGTTTTAGAAAAACTATCTGATGAGTTCGATGGTCGCTGCTTTCTTTGGAATGACAGAAAACAATATGCAACACATGGATTAGATCATTTATTAGATGACGTAGATAATTTAAGGATGGATACCCTAGTTGGAGCGTCATCTTTTATTCTTCACAGGCTTCGACGGAAAAAGATGCTCATTGTTGTAGATGATGTGGATAGTTCAATCCTATTAGATGCTTTAGTTCGAGAATGTCGTCATCGACTTGCTCCTGGAAGCAGAATCATTGTTACATCTAGAAATAGGCAAGTGCTTAAGGGAGTATCCGATGATATTTACAAGGTTCAGAGGTTAAATTCCATTGAATCTTCGAAGCTCTTCCGTTTGTATGCTTTCAAGTCTAATCATCCTCCAGCAATTGATGATGAAAACATGATATCACAAGTGATAAGTTATGCATACGGAAATCCATTAGCTCTTAAGATATTGGGTTCTTCCCTTCTCTCTAGAAATAAAGAAGAATGGGAAAGTGCACTGAAGAAGCTGAAAAGATTTTCAAACCCAGATATTCAAGATGTGTTGAGAATCAGTTATGACCAACTAGATGATAAAGGGATGAAGGATACATTTCTTGACATTGCTTGCATATTTGATTCATCTTTTACTAGAGATTATGCAGAAAGCATATTAATTGATAATCCTTCTGTGAAATCTGATATAACTGATCTAATTGAAAAGTCTTTAATTGAAAAAGGTGAAGTTCTTGAGGACAATGTGCTATTAATGAATGATTTGATACGTCAAATGGGTAGGCAAATCGCTCGTGATGAACGTCAACAACCTGGTAATCGTTGTAGGTTGTGTGATGCCAAGGATGCTTGCTACGTACTGGAAAATGAAACG GGCACTGCTGCAATTGAAGTCATATCATTCAACATGTCTGAAATCACACAAAATGTAAGAGTGTGCCCTGCAGCCTTCTCAAATATGTGCAACCTACGAATTCTCAAAGTTTATTGTGACAATATTGGTGGCTATGTGTTTAAGCTGTCCATTCCTAATGGTCTTGATTCTTATCTTTCTAATAAGCTAAGATATTTTCGGTGGGATTTATATCCTTTGAAATCAttgccatcaaaatttaatcCTGAGAATCTTGTTGAACTTGCACTTCGTGGCAGCCATCTTGAAAACCTTTGGAATTATAAAGTTCAG TCTCTCCCAATGTTAAGAAGGATTGATCTGAGTCACTCCAAGTTTCTCACTCAACTACCAGATTTGTCACGGAGTCCGAATCTGGAAAGAATAAATCTTGAAGGCTGTACATGCTTGGTTGAGGTTCTTTCATCTATTCAAAATCTTGACAAGCTTGCTTATCTAAATTTGAATGGTTGCACCGAacttaaaaatttgaaagatatATCAAGGAGCACAGGGTGCTTGGATTTTATTCTGCATTGCATTGAAAATCTTTCGATGGACATTTGCCAACTGAGTCTCACATCTCAGGCCCACATTTCTCAAAAGTTTCCAGTGAATTTAACACGTTTACTTTTGAGGGAGACAGCAATAGAAGAAGTGGACCCATCAATTGGGTATCTCTCAGGTCTTGTTGAATTAGATATGAGTTATTGCACAAGACTTCAATGTCTTCCAGCCAGCGTTTGTAATTTGAAATCTCTTGAGATGTTAAGCCTCCACTCCtgttcaaaacttgaaaaattgcCTCCCCTTCCATCCGCTCTGCTCCACATGGATCTATACCGTTGTGAAAGCTTGAAATCTTTATCAGAGCTTCCATTATTATGCTTTAGTCTGTGTGCACCATACTGCAAGACACTGGAGAACATATCAACTTGGAGGGCTCCACTGTTACACAATATGAAAATCATTAACCATACTTTTTTCTATGGAAATATTGACTTTTATGGTTGTGAAAAATTGGATCAGAATACACGCAACAGCATACTCGCCGATCGTGCTGTACTTAAACTTCTGTACCGTATGAAGTTTGGGACGAGT AGCTCAAATTTTCCTAATTTTCGATATCCaggagatgaaattccaaagtggTTTGACCATCAAACTTGTGGGACTTCAATGAAAGTTATGCTTGACACAAATTGGAATAATGCCGACTTCTTGGGTTTGGCTTTCTGCATTGTTtatgatcaaaataaaattgaccCTGATATATGTCTTGGTATTGGTGGAAAATTCTATTTCAAAACAATGGATGATTATCGTCTGCTGCATGTATATCATATTTCTGTGAGTCTCATGGAACAGGAGGTTACTTCAGATCACCTGCTCATGTGGTACGTTGCAAAACCCACTTTGCTAAGTTCAGAAAAAATGGGACCAAATTGGCTATCTGCTTGTTGGAATGAGGCTTCTTTGCATATCTGGCCTAAATTCCATACTTCTAATGTATTTCGCAATGTCAAAAACTTGGGAAGTGAGTATGGCCAGATTAAGAAGTTTGGTATTCGCTTTGTATACATAGCAGATGTAGAGAGGTTTGATGCAGAAACTAAAAGTGGGAATAAAAGACACTATGATAGAATATTGTGA
- the LOC112493426 gene encoding disease resistance protein RPV1-like isoform X2: MASTSSSANPPHKKYDVFLSFRGEDTRSGFTSYLYAALCEKGFSTYMDEHKLERGDEISPTLLKAIEESKISVVIFSKNYASSTWCLNELVHILECKKNNGQIVMPIFYGIDPSDVRKQNGSYGMAFAKHEESFRDRIKEVHQWRAALKEVSNLCGLDSKNFRLENELVKQVVKDILEKLPKYRSTYEHSKELLFGIEKNIKEVESLLSIGSEDIRIIGIWGMGGIGKTTLATIVLEKLSDEFDGRCFLWNDRKQYATHGLDHLLDDVDNLRMDTLVGASSFILHRLRRKKMLIVVDDVDSSILLDALVRECRHRLAPGSRIIVTSRNRQVLKGVSDDIYKVQRLNSIESSKLFRLYAFKSNHPPAIDDENMISQVISYAYGNPLALKILGSSLLSRNKEEWESALKKLKRFSNPDIQDVLRISYDQLDDKGMKDTFLDIACIFDSSFTRDYAESILIDNPSVKSDITDLIEKSLIEKGEVLEDNVLLMNDLIRQMGRQIARDERQQPGNRCRLCDAKDACYVLENETGTAAIEVISFNMSEITQNVRVCPAAFSNMCNLRILKVYCDNIGGYVFKLSIPNGLDSYLSNKLRYFRWDLYPLKSLPSKFNPENLVELALRGSHLENLWNYKVQSLPMLRRIDLSHSKFLTQLPDLSRSPNLERINLEGCTCLVEVLSSIQNLDKLAYLNLNGCTELKNLKDISRSTGCLDFILHCIENLSMDICQLSLTSQAHISQKFPVNLTRLLLRETAIEEVDPSIGYLSGLVELDMSYCTRLQCLPASVCNLKSLEMLSLHSCSKLEKLPPLPSALLHMDLYRCESLKSLSELPLLCFSLCAPYCKTLENISTWRAPLLHNMKIINHTFFYGNIDFYGCEKLDQNTRNSILADRAVLKLLYRMKFGTSEMKFQSGLTIKLVGLQ; encoded by the exons atgGCTTCTACATCTTCTTCGGCAAACCCCCCTCACAAAAAATACGATGTGTTTCTGAGTTTCAGAGGTGAGGACACCCGCAGTGGATTTACTAGCTATCTTTATGCTGCTTTATGTGAAAAGGGTTTCTCAACTTACATGGATGAGCATAAACTTGAGAGAGGCGATGAAATTTCTCCAACACTTCTCAAAGCTATCGAGGAATCCAAAATTTCGGtagttattttttcaaaaaactatgCTTCCTCCACATGGTGTTTGAATGAACTGGTGCATATACTTGAATGCAAGAAAAATAATGGGCAGATTGTTATGCCAATCTTTTATGGCATAGATCCATCAGATGTACGAAAGCAGAATGGGAGTTATGGAATGGCATTTGCTAAACATGAAGAAAGTTTCAGAGACAGAATAAAGGAGGTGCACCAATGGAGGGCTGCTTTAAAAGAAGTTTCCAATCTATGTGGGCTGGATTCAAAGAATTTcag gcTTGAGAATGAGTTAGTTAAACAAGTTGTTAAAGATATTTTAGAGAAATTGCCTAAATACCGATCAACATATGAGCATTCAAAGGAGTTGCTTTTcggaattgaaaaaaatattaaggaaGTTGAATCACTATTATCCATTGGTTCAGAAGATATTCGCATTATAGGTATTTGGGGTATGGGGGGAATCGGTAAAACCACCCTTGCTACCATTGTTTTAGAAAAACTATCTGATGAGTTCGATGGTCGCTGCTTTCTTTGGAATGACAGAAAACAATATGCAACACATGGATTAGATCATTTATTAGATGACGTAGATAATTTAAGGATGGATACCCTAGTTGGAGCGTCATCTTTTATTCTTCACAGGCTTCGACGGAAAAAGATGCTCATTGTTGTAGATGATGTGGATAGTTCAATCCTATTAGATGCTTTAGTTCGAGAATGTCGTCATCGACTTGCTCCTGGAAGCAGAATCATTGTTACATCTAGAAATAGGCAAGTGCTTAAGGGAGTATCCGATGATATTTACAAGGTTCAGAGGTTAAATTCCATTGAATCTTCGAAGCTCTTCCGTTTGTATGCTTTCAAGTCTAATCATCCTCCAGCAATTGATGATGAAAACATGATATCACAAGTGATAAGTTATGCATACGGAAATCCATTAGCTCTTAAGATATTGGGTTCTTCCCTTCTCTCTAGAAATAAAGAAGAATGGGAAAGTGCACTGAAGAAGCTGAAAAGATTTTCAAACCCAGATATTCAAGATGTGTTGAGAATCAGTTATGACCAACTAGATGATAAAGGGATGAAGGATACATTTCTTGACATTGCTTGCATATTTGATTCATCTTTTACTAGAGATTATGCAGAAAGCATATTAATTGATAATCCTTCTGTGAAATCTGATATAACTGATCTAATTGAAAAGTCTTTAATTGAAAAAGGTGAAGTTCTTGAGGACAATGTGCTATTAATGAATGATTTGATACGTCAAATGGGTAGGCAAATCGCTCGTGATGAACGTCAACAACCTGGTAATCGTTGTAGGTTGTGTGATGCCAAGGATGCTTGCTACGTACTGGAAAATGAAACG GGCACTGCTGCAATTGAAGTCATATCATTCAACATGTCTGAAATCACACAAAATGTAAGAGTGTGCCCTGCAGCCTTCTCAAATATGTGCAACCTACGAATTCTCAAAGTTTATTGTGACAATATTGGTGGCTATGTGTTTAAGCTGTCCATTCCTAATGGTCTTGATTCTTATCTTTCTAATAAGCTAAGATATTTTCGGTGGGATTTATATCCTTTGAAATCAttgccatcaaaatttaatcCTGAGAATCTTGTTGAACTTGCACTTCGTGGCAGCCATCTTGAAAACCTTTGGAATTATAAAGTTCAG TCTCTCCCAATGTTAAGAAGGATTGATCTGAGTCACTCCAAGTTTCTCACTCAACTACCAGATTTGTCACGGAGTCCGAATCTGGAAAGAATAAATCTTGAAGGCTGTACATGCTTGGTTGAGGTTCTTTCATCTATTCAAAATCTTGACAAGCTTGCTTATCTAAATTTGAATGGTTGCACCGAacttaaaaatttgaaagatatATCAAGGAGCACAGGGTGCTTGGATTTTATTCTGCATTGCATTGAAAATCTTTCGATGGACATTTGCCAACTGAGTCTCACATCTCAGGCCCACATTTCTCAAAAGTTTCCAGTGAATTTAACACGTTTACTTTTGAGGGAGACAGCAATAGAAGAAGTGGACCCATCAATTGGGTATCTCTCAGGTCTTGTTGAATTAGATATGAGTTATTGCACAAGACTTCAATGTCTTCCAGCCAGCGTTTGTAATTTGAAATCTCTTGAGATGTTAAGCCTCCACTCCtgttcaaaacttgaaaaattgcCTCCCCTTCCATCCGCTCTGCTCCACATGGATCTATACCGTTGTGAAAGCTTGAAATCTTTATCAGAGCTTCCATTATTATGCTTTAGTCTGTGTGCACCATACTGCAAGACACTGGAGAACATATCAACTTGGAGGGCTCCACTGTTACACAATATGAAAATCATTAACCATACTTTTTTCTATGGAAATATTGACTTTTATGGTTGTGAAAAATTGGATCAGAATACACGCAACAGCATACTCGCCGATCGTGCTGTACTTAAACTTCTGTACCGTATGAAGTTTGGGACGAGT gagatgaaattccaaagtggTTTGACCATCAAACTTGTGGGACTTCAATGA